The Streptomyces sp. NBC_00435 nucleotide sequence GTTGTCCGCCTGAGTTCCGCCGATACACGAGAGCACGCCAAAGATGACTGAACGACCGTGGAAAAGTTCTATCGCGCCTGGAGCGCTGCCGCTTGTGGGGCATGCGCTGCGACTGAGCTGGAAGCCGCTGGACTTCCTGGCGGCGATGCCCGCCCACGGTGATGTGGTCGAGCTCCGGCTCGGCTCCACACCGAATTACATGGTCTGCCACCCCGACCTGGTTCACCGGGTCCTGGTCGACGACACCACCTTCGACAAAGGCGGTGTCCTCTTCGACAGCGCCAGGGCGGTGTTCGGGAACGGCATCGTGGCGTGCCCGCGCCAGGACCATCGCAGGCAGCGGCGGCTGTTGCAGCCCGCGTTCCACCGTGACCGGTTCCCGGCGTACGCGCAGGTGATGAGCAGGCAGATCGGGCTGATCCTGGACGGCTGGCACGAGGGCCGCGTCCTCGACGTGCCCGCGCAGATGGGCGCCCTGGTGGGACGCATCGTGATCAGCACGCTGTTCACGGGCGACTCCGACGAGGTGCGCTTCACCGTGGAGACTTCGCTCGACGACGTGGTCCGAGGTATCTACCGCGAGATGTTTGCGCCACTGGCCCTGCTGTCGAAACTGCCCACGCCGGGCAATCGGAGGGCGCAGCGCGCGAGGGCGCGCATTCGCTCCGCCGTGGCCGACTATGTGGAGGACTTCCGGCGCGACGAGGCCGATCGCGGTGATCTGTTGTCGGCGCTCTTGGCGGCGCGCGATGACGAGGGCCGGCCGCTGGACGATGCGGAGATCCACGATCAGGTTGTGAATCTCATCGTCGCCGCGTTTGAGACGACGGCCGCCTTGTTGGTCTCCGTGCTACGGCTGCTGGCGCTTCACCCGGAGGTGCTGGAACGCTTGCGCGGTGAGGTCGACGGCG carries:
- a CDS encoding cytochrome P450; its protein translation is MTERPWKSSIAPGALPLVGHALRLSWKPLDFLAAMPAHGDVVELRLGSTPNYMVCHPDLVHRVLVDDTTFDKGGVLFDSARAVFGNGIVACPRQDHRRQRRLLQPAFHRDRFPAYAQVMSRQIGLILDGWHEGRVLDVPAQMGALVGRIVISTLFTGDSDEVRFTVETSLDDVVRGIYREMFAPLALLSKLPTPGNRRAQRARARIRSAVADYVEDFRRDEADRGDLLSALLAARDDEGRPLDDAEIHDQVVNLIVAAFETTAALLVSVLRLLALHPEVLERLRGEVDGVLGGRIAHWADVPRLDLTRRVLTEAQRLYPPGWFVTRVATVDTELGGCRIPAGSSVSYSPYMIHRRADLYPDPSRFDPDRWLPGPAAERARTAYVAFGGGARKCLGDAFGMAEAVLILASIVSRWDLRAVGRIPDPKARISLGPLSLSMRAYRRTWNDAVEPGTDAVPRTSDESTGTDERAVVTVPPALSDVPERAAAENHCPVTGTTHSSVGEEAA